In Nitrospinota bacterium, the sequence TCGGTTTCACGATGAGCCTGTTTATAGACTCGCTTGCTTTCGAAGATGACCACACCTTCCTTTTCACCGACAAACTTGCCATATTGCTCGGCTCCTTCTTTTCGGCTGTGGTCGGCTATCTTATTATCCGAGCAGGGAGCATAAAGGGGAAAATAGAAAAATGAAAATAACCGGTTTTTCCCAACAGAGATTTGCCATATTTGAGGTTAAAATATATAGCTATGGAAAGACCAAAAGGGATACCGGCGGACAAGGCGCTTGAGATACTCCTCACTGGAAACAGGCACTTCGTAGAGAACCATCAGGAAAATGCAAGCCGCGCGAGTACCGTCGTGCGCAAGCTCGACCAGGAGCAGCGGCCTCTGGCGGTCATAGTAGGCTGTTCAGACGCGCGCGTTCCCCCTGACGTTATCTTCGATACCCATCTTGGGGATCTCTTTACCATCCGCACGGCCGGTCATGTCATAGGAGCCGTTTCGCTAGGAACAGTTGAGTACGCTGTGATGGTTCTTGGCGTAAACCTTGTTGTCGTGCTAGGTCATGGCTACTGCGGAGCTGTGACATCCGCTCTTTCCGACGCCGAAACTATCGGACTTGCGCCAGTGCTGGCGCCGATTCGCGAAATAGTGGAAAAAGCTGGAGGAAATATGACAGTTGACGACGCGGTACGTCTGAATGCCCGTCACACCGCAGAACTGTTAAAATCATCACGCCCCGCCTTTCAAAAAATGATGAGCGACGGTACGCTTAAGATAGTTGCTACTTACTACGACCTGAATACAGGGAAAGTGGAAATTCTATAATCATAAGGCCAATTGAGTTTTGACAACCTGCTACTTTTAACCATCGCTATCAGCGATCTAACACGAGGTTCCAGTTCCCTGCAAACTCGAGTTATCGTCATCGCCAGCGGTAATTTGAGCTCTCCATGATTTCGAGAGTATCAGCTATATCTACCCAAAGCTTCCATAAGTTTGGCTTTTCTTATTGGTTTTGTGAGATGGTCATCACAACCGGCTTCCCTGCTCTTGGTTTCATGCTCCATTAGCGCGTGAGCCGTCAGCGCCAGGATGGGGGTACGCTTCATTTTTTCCCTGCTTTCCCATTCACGGATCTTTTTAGTCGCAGTAAGTCCGTCCATCACCGGCATCTCAATATCCATCAACACAAGATCGTATTTCCCTGAAGTGAATTTATCAAATGCGATCTGTCCGTTTTCAGCTATATCTATTTTATGTTGTGTGCTTTTAAGGTATGCGAGGACAAGATTTCTGTTGTCCAAGTTGTCCTCTACTAGAAGAATTGCCAGATCGCGCATGCCTTCTCTCTCTCCAGCACTCTCCTTCGTCTCCACAACCGACATTTTCACCTTGCCGGAACTGGCCTTGTTCAAATCGAATATGGCGTTGAAAATAAAATCACTCCCCTTGCCGACTTCACTCTTAAGACCTATTTCGCCCCCCATCAAATTGATAAGAGTCTTGGAAATTGTCAGCCCAAGCCCCGTGCCACCATATTTTCGTGTCACACTGGCATCGGCTTGCGAGAATGCGTTGAAAATCGAATTCTGCATTTCAGGCGGAATGCCTATCCCTTCATCCTTTACCGAAAAGAGAAGATCTGCTTTATCATTCACTAATCGATTGATCTGCACTGTTATGCTGATGGCCCCCTTTTCCGTAAATTTCACCGCGTTACCAAGCAGATTAATGAGTATCTGCTGGAGACGCATGGAGTCACCTAGCAATTTGCGCGGCACATCCGGCTCTATGGAGTAGGCTATTTCCAGTTTTTTCTCTCTTGCGCGGAATTTCATTATCTCCACAACATGCAAGACGATCTCGCCAAGATCGAATCCGTTGTTCTCAAGCTCCAGATGACCTGCCTCTATTTTCGAGATATCTAGAATATCGTTGATGATCCCAAGAAGATTTTCTCCTGCGTTTTTAAACGTGTTTATGTAGTTTTTCTGAACCTCTGTAAGCTCGGTTTCAGACAGCAAGTCTGCCATCCCTATAATGGCATTCATTGGGGTCCTTATCTCATGGCTCATGCTTGCGAGAAATTCGCTTTTTGCCTTTGTGGCTGTTTCGGCCTCCCTTGCAAAACTTTCGGCTTCTTCCTTCGCTTTCTGAGCTTCTTCGCGCAAGCCTTCAGAGATTAAAAGTGTGTGTTTCAAATCGGCGGCATAGCTTTCTGCCGCTTTCCTTGCTTCGATGATCTCCTGCTCAGCTTTCTTCTGTTCAGAAATGTCCGAAACTATTCCCAGAAACAATCGCTTGTCATCCAAAATCATCTCGCTTACCGCCAGAGATATCGGAAAAGTAGAACCATCCTTGCGAAGCCCCACAACTTCGCGCCCTATCCCGATTATTTTCTTTACGCCAGTGTTGCGGTAATTAGCCAGATAGCCGTCATGACTCCCCCGATACGGCTCTGGCATGAGCATCTTGATATTTTTCCCGACAACTTCGGCGGCAGTATAACCGAATATCCTTTCCGCGCCTGGATTAAAGGTTTCCGCGATCCCATTTTCATTGATCGTAATAATGCCGTTTAACGCCATATTTACAATCGTAGAAAAACGTTTCTCGCTTTCACGCAATTCCCCGGTCATTCTTTGAGCCATCCTTAACGAACGCCCTTGCGATGTCACCACACTCCAGGTGAATGCGAAGATAAGGATGCTGAAAATTACACCGCCAGTAGCGGCTATTACAGGCTTGGTGAAATCCAGGCTTTTCATGAACTTTTTATTGCTAAAATACT encodes:
- a CDS encoding CHASE domain-containing protein, with product MQTYEQALRGGVAFFNASDKVTREGWRTFVESLRLEKIFPGIQGYGLSIFIKPEDLQGHLVAIRGEGFPDYKIRPEGEREIYTSIIFLEPFDERNRQAFGYDMFSNPTRRIAMEHARDTGLPTLSGKVTLVQEIKGKVQAGTLLFLPVYDKSMPANSTLEERREAIIGYVYAPFRIDDLMVGIFDTGYDLIDVHIFDGKDPEPSSLMFDSDEILTHDVSPVFSIQEIVEIAGHEWTLKYFSNKKFMKSLDFTKPVIAATGGVIFSILIFAFTWSVVTSQGRSLRMAQRMTGELRESEKRFSTIVNMALNGIITINENGIAETFNPGAERIFGYTAAEVVGKNIKMLMPEPYRGSHDGYLANYRNTGVKKIIGIGREVVGLRKDGSTFPISLAVSEMILDDKRLFLGIVSDISEQKKAEQEIIEARKAAESYAADLKHTLLISEGLREEAQKAKEEAESFAREAETATKAKSEFLASMSHEIRTPMNAIIGMADLLSETELTEVQKNYINTFKNAGENLLGIINDILDISKIEAGHLELENNGFDLGEIVLHVVEIMKFRAREKKLEIAYSIEPDVPRKLLGDSMRLQQILINLLGNAVKFTEKGAISITVQINRLVNDKADLLFSVKDEGIGIPPEMQNSIFNAFSQADASVTRKYGGTGLGLTISKTLINLMGGEIGLKSEVGKGSDFIFNAIFDLNKASSGKVKMSVVETKESAGEREGMRDLAILLVEDNLDNRNLVLAYLKSTQHKIDIAENGQIAFDKFTSGKYDLVLMDIEMPVMDGLTATKKIREWESREKMKRTPILALTAHALMEHETKSREAGCDDHLTKPIRKAKLMEALGRYS
- a CDS encoding carbonic anhydrase, encoding MERPKGIPADKALEILLTGNRHFVENHQENASRASTVVRKLDQEQRPLAVIVGCSDARVPPDVIFDTHLGDLFTIRTAGHVIGAVSLGTVEYAVMVLGVNLVVVLGHGYCGAVTSALSDAETIGLAPVLAPIREIVEKAGGNMTVDDAVRLNARHTAELLKSSRPAFQKMMSDGTLKIVATYYDLNTGKVEIL